The following coding sequences lie in one Pontibacter sp. G13 genomic window:
- a CDS encoding TM1802 family CRISPR-associated protein, protein MMETLYEIGRQLSEDRDPWEDILEEIPEKLLTDQARQLNLVFDLETGMVEPEFVRLDNSLAHRKRIGLIKVGLLRGKSKKKYVSVLASKFDTLLKTLWGIGTKSGEPELIALIEKKYPQLQETTLFERLETIKGQVGQINEWFKTPKGNYNLTQISKKVDGAENLKIHLVSVYIQDSTTDNRPIPLFSDPDLFDLIEQEFSAFIEKPISQEGGSPKLDYLTGQYAIECQAPSYGNRDIQKIFGTTHIHTAPNISGKRYHEHFQCSKETEKFIDRGGTYLQKHASLFIAGLPHIAIPEIPSFSSTPLSLELVEDYRLHSEWIFSLKTLDEYLAELSEESVQGFRMNYVGIKSDGKSTKVINQIKDVPASRINQILRSNQQITQALNALGMKGPFSLGTFYFHFPIRKNGKKDTAIKIDRQTPCLQLFKNVLEARKIHLPTLYSAFCEYAQCVRYPDTRPGGYVNIHLKGEAFFQYQRAVFQYLGFIELVRKLELIPSSIQLSKNTMQYDPSIQEYFERLAFSESQQGLFFLGKVIGRISYEQNRKNNKRRVLEKIDYNGMNQRAIQRLATDVFQKAVQYGVSEKVTYDWTKFQQLFNAAEWKMDPKESVFYLLAGYTYPISSIKKTEQPQQDEQ, encoded by the coding sequence ATGATGGAAACTTTGTATGAAATCGGAAGGCAGTTGAGTGAGGACCGAGATCCCTGGGAAGATATTCTTGAGGAGATTCCGGAAAAGTTGTTGACCGATCAAGCCCGTCAACTGAACTTGGTATTTGATCTGGAGACAGGAATGGTCGAGCCTGAGTTCGTGAGGCTAGACAATAGCTTGGCGCATCGGAAACGGATTGGATTGATCAAGGTAGGTCTGTTGCGAGGCAAGTCGAAAAAGAAGTACGTTTCAGTACTTGCCAGCAAATTCGACACCCTCCTGAAAACGCTCTGGGGCATTGGTACCAAATCGGGAGAGCCGGAGCTGATCGCCCTCATTGAAAAGAAGTATCCACAACTACAGGAAACGACCCTTTTTGAGCGGCTAGAGACAATCAAAGGCCAAGTTGGCCAAATCAACGAATGGTTTAAGACTCCAAAAGGGAACTACAACCTCACCCAAATCTCTAAAAAAGTAGATGGTGCAGAGAATCTGAAAATTCATTTGGTATCAGTTTATATTCAGGATTCCACCACAGACAATCGACCCATTCCCCTTTTCTCTGATCCGGATTTGTTCGATCTGATTGAGCAAGAATTTTCCGCCTTCATCGAAAAGCCTATTTCCCAAGAAGGAGGTTCACCCAAACTGGACTATTTGACGGGCCAATATGCAATTGAATGCCAAGCGCCCTCTTATGGAAATCGAGATATCCAGAAGATATTCGGAACGACTCATATCCATACAGCGCCGAATATTTCGGGAAAGCGCTATCATGAGCATTTCCAGTGTTCAAAAGAGACTGAAAAGTTCATTGATCGGGGCGGCACCTATCTCCAAAAACATGCTTCGCTCTTCATTGCAGGGTTGCCCCACATTGCGATCCCCGAAATCCCCTCATTCTCATCTACTCCGCTGAGCCTTGAATTGGTGGAAGATTACCGGCTGCATTCTGAATGGATATTTTCCCTGAAAACATTGGACGAATATCTAGCTGAGCTGTCAGAAGAAAGTGTACAAGGTTTCAGGATGAATTATGTGGGAATAAAATCTGATGGAAAGTCTACCAAGGTTATCAATCAGATCAAGGACGTACCTGCTTCAAGAATCAATCAGATCCTTCGATCCAATCAGCAGATCACCCAGGCATTGAATGCATTGGGAATGAAAGGGCCATTCTCTCTGGGTACCTTTTACTTCCATTTTCCCATTAGAAAAAATGGAAAAAAAGACACTGCCATAAAAATTGACCGTCAGACCCCATGCTTGCAATTATTCAAGAATGTACTGGAAGCCCGAAAAATCCATCTTCCTACCTTATACAGTGCGTTTTGTGAATACGCTCAATGTGTACGATATCCAGATACTCGACCAGGGGGGTATGTCAATATCCATCTTAAAGGGGAAGCATTTTTCCAATATCAGCGAGCAGTCTTTCAATATCTGGGATTTATCGAACTGGTCCGAAAGCTTGAGCTGATCCCTTCATCTATACAACTCTCAAAAAATACCATGCAATACGACCCAAGTATTCAGGAGTATTTCGAGCGATTGGCTTTTTCCGAATCACAGCAAGGGCTGTTCTTCTTGGGAAAGGTCATAGGCCGCATCTCCTACGAACAGAACCGAAAAAACAACAAGCGCCGTGTCCTTGAAAAGATCGACTACAATGGCATGAACCAACGTGCGATCCAAAGACTGGCAACAGATGTCTTCCAAAAAGCCGTCCAATACGGTGTATCTGAAAAAGTTACCTACGACTGGACAAAGTTTCAGCAATTGTTTAATGCCGCCGAATGGAAAATGGACCCCAAAGAATCGGTTTTCTATCTACTGGCAGGCTATACATATCCGATTTCATCTATCAAAAAAACAGAACAACCCCAACAAGATGAGCAATAA
- a CDS encoding transcriptional regulator — protein MSTQATLDRCLRLIRLLSRIPRHSVEQLAKILSTSRRSIYRYIETLESVGYTIDKDYRSNPYISIPQNGGEDHHIIPLAENLHRIRQHEILKDIRFALEHEVQVSISGYHNSQNQVSGLRVVEPRSLSTDEAYLLAYDTHKQGIRNFKLSRIDDLEVLETPIQFPDPMETLDLFGFSGDESEALTVELELSHFAKQILIEEYPAAESYIWPIDHSDRFRFSTVVYGLPGIGRFVMGMCMDIRVIQPPALKEYMIIRAKKILTQLDQ, from the coding sequence TTGAGCACCCAAGCCACCCTCGATAGATGCCTGAGGTTGATACGGTTACTCTCCCGAATCCCCCGCCACAGTGTGGAACAACTAGCAAAAATCCTCTCCACTTCCCGGCGTTCTATCTATCGATATATCGAAACATTAGAGTCTGTTGGATATACAATTGACAAGGATTACCGATCTAACCCTTATATTTCTATCCCCCAAAATGGAGGGGAAGACCACCATATTATTCCCCTTGCTGAGAACCTCCATCGGATTCGCCAACACGAGATCCTCAAGGACATCAGATTTGCGCTGGAGCATGAAGTGCAGGTGTCAATCTCGGGGTATCATAATTCGCAGAATCAAGTATCCGGCCTGCGGGTCGTGGAGCCTCGCTCTCTGTCAACTGACGAAGCCTACCTACTGGCTTACGACACCCACAAGCAGGGCATCCGGAATTTCAAATTGAGCCGCATAGATGACCTTGAGGTGTTGGAAACCCCCATCCAATTTCCCGACCCCATGGAAACCTTAGACTTATTCGGGTTTTCCGGAGATGAATCAGAGGCACTCACGGTGGAGCTTGAACTCAGTCATTTCGCCAAACAAATCCTCATCGAAGAATATCCGGCTGCAGAATCCTACATCTGGCCGATCGACCACTCGGATCGATTCAGATTCTCTACCGTGGTCTATGGGCTCCCCGGGATTGGCCGGTTTGTCATGGGGATGTGCATGGATATCCGGGTGATCCAACCTCCAGCCCTGAAGGAATACATGATCATCCGGGCAAAAAAAATATTAACACAACTGGATCAATGA